The Aneurinibacillus uraniidurans genome segment GGGATAAATGGCAGTACCTCAAAGACGTACATCAAAAACTCGCAAAAACAAGCGTCGGACTCACTTCAAACTTGAAGTGCCAGGCATGGTAAAATGCCCTGAGTGTGGCGAGATGAA includes the following:
- the rpmF gene encoding 50S ribosomal protein L32 — encoded protein: MAVPQRRTSKTRKNKRRTHFKLEVPGMVKCPECGEMKLAHRVCKSCGTYKGNQVANNA